Proteins encoded together in one Flavobacteriales bacterium window:
- a CDS encoding DNA replication/repair protein RecF — translation MAFHLARLHVINFRNHREAEADLCAEVNCFTGPNGVGKTNLLDAVHYLALGKGYLEAQDQHNVRHGEELFVVQGVMRGDDGDDAVLCSVRRGMRKVLSRNRKEYDRLADHVGRYPVVMITPYDGQLILDGSEVRRRFIDGLIAQFDKPFLDALIRYNRALSQRNALLKQAAEHGGVQPSALEPWDEQLCVLASAVHAARSAFIHDLAPLLLEHYAAISSGPEQVALEYRSPLNGASMRDLLAGSWERDLAAQHTTSGVHKDDLLFTLDGQPLKRFGSQGQQKTYLIALKLAQFELTTQRAGQRPILLLDDIFDKIDPQRMRHLLQLLSDHRFGQVLITDTDPKRLHAALDGLDLETRFFHLTHEGITREAPQRAIAG, via the coding sequence ATGGCCTTCCACCTCGCCCGACTGCATGTGATCAACTTCCGCAATCACCGCGAAGCGGAAGCCGATCTGTGCGCTGAGGTGAATTGCTTCACCGGACCCAATGGCGTGGGCAAGACCAACCTGCTTGATGCGGTCCATTACCTCGCGCTCGGCAAAGGATACCTCGAGGCGCAGGACCAGCATAACGTGCGGCACGGTGAGGAGCTTTTCGTGGTTCAGGGCGTGATGCGCGGTGATGATGGCGATGATGCCGTGCTCTGCAGCGTGCGACGCGGCATGCGCAAGGTGCTCAGCCGCAACCGCAAGGAATACGACCGCCTGGCCGATCACGTGGGCCGCTACCCCGTGGTGATGATCACGCCGTACGACGGCCAGCTCATCCTCGATGGCAGCGAGGTGCGGCGCCGCTTCATCGATGGCCTGATCGCGCAATTCGATAAGCCCTTCCTCGATGCGCTGATCCGATACAACCGCGCACTCTCGCAGCGCAACGCATTGCTGAAGCAGGCAGCTGAACATGGCGGGGTGCAGCCATCGGCGCTGGAGCCGTGGGATGAGCAGCTCTGCGTGCTCGCCTCGGCTGTGCATGCCGCGCGCAGCGCCTTCATCCATGACCTGGCACCGCTGCTGCTGGAGCATTATGCCGCCATCAGCTCAGGGCCTGAGCAAGTGGCGCTGGAATACCGTTCACCGCTCAATGGCGCATCGATGCGCGACCTGCTTGCCGGGAGCTGGGAACGCGACCTCGCCGCGCAGCACACCACGTCGGGCGTCCACAAGGACGATCTGCTCTTCACCCTAGACGGGCAGCCCTTGAAGCGCTTCGGATCGCAGGGCCAGCAGAAGACCTACCTCATAGCGCTGAAGCTCGCGCAGTTCGAGCTCACCACGCAGCGCGCCGGCCAGCGCCCCATCCTGCTGCTCGACGACATCTTCGATAAGATCGACCCGCAGCGCATGCGCCACCTGCTGCAGCTGCTCAGCGATCACCGCTTCGGGCAAGTGCTCATCACCGACACCGATCCGAAGCGCCTCCATGCCGCGCTCGATGGCCTCGACCTTGAGACGCGCTTCTTCCACCTCACCCATGAAGGCATCACCCGTGAAGCGCCGCAACGAGCAATCGCTGGCTGA
- a CDS encoding deoxyhypusine synthase family protein codes for MQTQPVAKPSPTQAASTATGARPVSAFIEKHFLHFNAAALVDAAKGYKEHLGRGRKMMITLAGAMSTGELGKILAEMIRQGKVDIISCTGANLEEDVMNLVAHDHYERIPNYRDLTPEQERALLDRGMNRVTDTCIPEHEAFRRLEKHVLDLWTADDKSGNRRFPHEYFYAMIRSGVLQQYYQIDPKDSWMVAAAERNLPIICPGWEDSTLGNIFAGHCMTGDCKPQMMKSGIEYMMFLAEWYTSNCGTDGIGFFQIGGGIAGDFPICVVPMLHQDLQRDHIPFWSYFCQISDSTTSYGSYSGAVPNEKITWGKLDTDTPKHIIESDATIVAPLIFAYVLDM; via the coding sequence ATGCAAACACAACCTGTTGCCAAGCCCTCGCCCACCCAAGCTGCCAGCACTGCAACGGGAGCTCGGCCCGTTTCGGCGTTCATCGAGAAGCACTTCCTGCACTTCAACGCCGCCGCGCTCGTGGATGCCGCGAAGGGCTACAAGGAGCATTTGGGCCGAGGGAGGAAGATGATGATCACGCTGGCCGGGGCGATGAGCACCGGTGAGCTTGGCAAGATCCTGGCGGAGATGATCCGGCAGGGCAAGGTCGATATCATCAGCTGCACCGGCGCGAACCTCGAAGAGGATGTGATGAACCTGGTGGCGCACGACCATTACGAGCGCATCCCGAATTACCGCGACCTCACCCCGGAGCAGGAGCGCGCATTGCTGGACCGCGGCATGAATCGCGTCACGGATACCTGCATCCCTGAGCACGAGGCCTTTCGCCGCTTGGAGAAGCACGTGCTCGACCTCTGGACAGCCGACGATAAGAGCGGCAACCGCCGATTCCCGCACGAGTACTTCTACGCCATGATCAGGAGCGGCGTGCTGCAGCAGTACTACCAGATTGACCCGAAGGACAGCTGGATGGTGGCGGCTGCCGAGCGCAACCTGCCTATCATATGCCCCGGTTGGGAGGACAGCACCCTTGGCAACATCTTCGCCGGCCATTGCATGACCGGTGATTGCAAGCCGCAGATGATGAAGAGCGGCATCGAGTACATGATGTTCCTGGCCGAATGGTACACGAGCAATTGCGGCACGGACGGCATCGGCTTCTTCCAGATCGGCGGGGGTATCGCCGGAGACTTCCCTATCTGCGTGGTGCCCATGCTGCACCAGGACCTCCAGCGTGATCACATCCCCTTCTGGAGCTACTTCTGCCAGATCAGCGACAGCACCACCAGCTACGGCAGCTATAGCGGCGCCGTGCCCAACGAGAAGATCACCTGGGGGAAACTCGATACCGACACCCCGAAGCACATCATCGAGAGTGATGCTACTATTGTGGCGCCCCTCATCTTCGCCTACGTCCTCGACATGTGA
- a CDS encoding VOC family protein: protein MNGTFHIAIATTDLKRMKAFYGKFLGLKEGRSAKTWVDFDFFGHQLTIQEVPVTYRTARIYNPESNVPSDHWGIVLSMSDWKKLRDKLKKVGHPFFIEPRLVMKGEVGEQRSMFIEDPDGHAIEFKAFEDADDLFRKA from the coding sequence ATGAACGGCACTTTCCATATCGCCATCGCCACCACGGACCTCAAGCGCATGAAGGCTTTCTACGGGAAATTCCTCGGCCTCAAGGAAGGCCGGAGCGCCAAGACCTGGGTCGATTTCGACTTCTTCGGCCACCAACTCACTATCCAGGAAGTGCCCGTGACGTACAGGACTGCGCGCATCTACAACCCGGAATCCAATGTGCCCAGCGACCATTGGGGCATCGTGCTTTCCATGAGTGACTGGAAGAAGCTCCGAGACAAGCTCAAGAAGGTCGGCCATCCCTTCTTCATTGAGCCGCGCTTGGTGATGAAAGGCGAGGTGGGTGAGCAGCGCAGCATGTTCATCGAGGACCCGGATGGGCACGCGATCGAGTTCAAGGCCTTTGAGGACGCGGATGACCTGTTCCGGAAGGCATGA
- a CDS encoding DUF721 domain-containing protein, producing the protein MKASPVKRRNEQSLAEAIGHLVDGAGMRERLDEAAIAEAWPEVAGAMVARHTTALRLRSTVLRISVDSAPLRQELNYLRAEILARINERAGRQVVKEVVVQ; encoded by the coding sequence ATGAAGGCATCACCCGTGAAGCGCCGCAACGAGCAATCGCTGGCTGAGGCCATCGGTCACCTGGTCGATGGCGCTGGCATGCGCGAGCGCCTCGACGAGGCCGCCATCGCCGAAGCATGGCCCGAAGTGGCGGGTGCCATGGTGGCGCGCCATACCACCGCGCTCCGCTTGCGCAGCACCGTCCTGCGGATAAGCGTGGACAGTGCACCGCTGCGGCAAGAGCTCAATTACCTGCGCGCCGAAATCCTTGCGCGGATCAATGAACGGGCCGGGCGCCAAGTGGTGAAAGAGGTGGTGGTGCAGTGA
- a CDS encoding universal stress protein, whose translation MKSILAAVDFSAVTPSLLALSCEFAKHHNAKLWLIHVAAPDPDFIGFKTGPQYIRDHRAEQLRQEHIDLQGMAAEAREKGIDSEALLLQGPTAETILAEVERLKSDMVVVGSHGHSALYRAFVGSVSEQVLRECTAPVLVVPTPNRG comes from the coding sequence ATGAAGAGCATCCTTGCAGCCGTCGACTTTTCAGCAGTGACCCCGAGCCTGCTTGCATTGTCATGTGAGTTTGCGAAACACCACAACGCCAAGCTGTGGCTCATCCATGTGGCCGCGCCAGACCCCGATTTCATCGGCTTCAAGACAGGTCCGCAATACATCCGGGATCATCGGGCTGAACAGCTGCGGCAAGAGCACATCGACCTGCAAGGGATGGCTGCGGAAGCCCGCGAAAAAGGCATTGATTCCGAGGCGTTGCTGTTGCAAGGCCCAACAGCAGAGACCATTCTCGCCGAGGTCGAAAGGTTGAAGAGCGACATGGTGGTGGTGGGTTCCCATGGGCACAGCGCTCTCTACCGCGCCTTCGTTGGCAGCGTGAGCGAACAAGTGCTCCGTGAATGCACGGCACCCGTTCTTGTGGTGCCCACGCCGAATCGCGGATAG
- a CDS encoding FAD-binding protein: protein MPDLDIIDSVYQQLLDALGPEGLSRSDEARRSYGHDETEDLSFPPSAVARPASTGQVSAVVRICAEHHIPITPIGGRTGLSGGALSVHGGVGLALDRMDAIEHIDERNLQVTVQPGVITQVLQETVAAKGLYYPPDPSSRGSCTIGGNIAENAGGPRAVKYGVTRDFVLNLEVVLPNGEVIWTGANTLKNATGYDLTRLLVGSEGTLGIVTKAVLRLVPLPKEDRLMLVPFASAEKACEAVSATFRAGVTPSAMEFIERDAIVWTMQHTEGLPAQLSSEPGAYLLIEVDGDHADAIMRCCETIVTVMEAHEAGEVLFAEGSAEKDALWRMRRSVPVSVKAHSVYKEEDTVVPRYELPRLLKGVKGIGARYGFSSVCYGHAGDGNLHVNIIKGDLSDAFWEHELPKAIREIFALTVSLGGTLSGEHGIGLVQRPYMDIAFNAEQLNVMRAIKQAFDPQGIMNPGKVLP, encoded by the coding sequence ATGCCCGATCTCGACATCATTGATTCCGTGTATCAGCAGCTCTTGGATGCACTGGGCCCCGAAGGCCTCTCGCGTTCCGACGAGGCACGCCGATCTTATGGTCACGATGAGACCGAGGACCTCAGCTTTCCGCCCTCGGCCGTGGCAAGGCCCGCTAGCACCGGGCAAGTGAGCGCCGTGGTGCGCATCTGTGCGGAGCATCATATCCCCATCACGCCCATCGGTGGTCGGACTGGCCTTAGTGGTGGCGCGCTGAGCGTGCATGGTGGCGTGGGCCTCGCACTCGACCGCATGGATGCCATTGAGCACATCGATGAGCGAAACCTGCAAGTGACGGTGCAGCCGGGCGTGATCACGCAGGTGCTGCAAGAGACCGTGGCCGCGAAGGGCCTGTATTATCCGCCGGACCCCAGCAGCCGCGGCAGTTGCACCATAGGCGGCAACATCGCAGAGAACGCCGGCGGGCCAAGAGCCGTGAAGTATGGCGTCACGCGCGACTTCGTGCTCAATCTGGAAGTGGTGCTGCCCAATGGCGAGGTGATCTGGACTGGTGCCAATACGCTGAAGAACGCCACGGGCTACGACCTCACGCGCTTGCTCGTGGGCAGCGAGGGCACCTTGGGCATCGTGACCAAGGCCGTGCTGCGCCTTGTGCCCTTGCCGAAGGAGGACCGGCTCATGCTCGTGCCCTTCGCCAGCGCGGAGAAGGCATGTGAGGCGGTGAGCGCCACGTTCAGAGCTGGCGTCACGCCCAGCGCCATGGAGTTCATCGAGCGTGACGCCATCGTGTGGACGATGCAGCACACCGAGGGACTGCCCGCGCAGCTCTCATCGGAACCCGGTGCCTACCTCCTCATCGAGGTCGATGGCGATCATGCCGATGCGATCATGCGCTGCTGCGAGACGATCGTCACGGTGATGGAGGCGCATGAAGCGGGAGAAGTGCTCTTCGCAGAGGGCTCAGCCGAGAAGGATGCGCTTTGGCGCATGCGGCGCAGCGTGCCGGTGAGCGTGAAGGCCCATAGCGTGTACAAGGAAGAGGATACCGTGGTGCCGCGTTACGAACTGCCGCGTTTGCTGAAGGGCGTGAAGGGGATCGGCGCGCGCTACGGCTTCAGCAGCGTGTGTTACGGCCACGCCGGCGATGGCAACCTTCACGTGAACATCATCAAGGGCGACCTTTCCGATGCTTTCTGGGAACACGAATTGCCGAAAGCCATCCGCGAGATCTTCGCCCTGACCGTTTCGCTGGGCGGCACGCTCAGCGGCGAGCACGGCATCGGCTTGGTTCAACGGCCCTACATGGACATCGCCTTCAATGCTGAACAGCTCAATGTGATGCGCGCAATCAAGCAAGCCTTCGACCCGCAGGGCAT